From Rhodococcus sp. B7740, one genomic window encodes:
- a CDS encoding NUDIX hydrolase, with protein sequence MSAAERANRSRRNPRRRQARADTEAPKLRTVRETSAGGLVVDGLDGPPAKRCAALIGRTDRRGRLLWSLPKGHIEQGETAEQTAMREVAEETGIRGTVLASLGSIDYWFVTEGRRVHKTVHHYLLRFLGGELSDEDLEVTEVAWVPLTELPSRLAYADERKLAAIATRLIDDMSSGNSGASIPGGK encoded by the coding sequence GTGTCTGCTGCCGAACGTGCGAACAGGAGCCGCCGCAACCCGCGGCGGCGTCAGGCACGCGCCGACACCGAAGCACCCAAGCTGAGGACCGTCCGCGAAACCTCGGCAGGAGGCCTGGTGGTCGACGGCCTCGACGGGCCGCCCGCCAAACGCTGCGCCGCCCTGATCGGCCGCACCGACCGTCGCGGACGCCTCCTCTGGTCCCTGCCCAAAGGACACATCGAGCAGGGCGAAACGGCCGAACAGACCGCCATGCGCGAGGTCGCCGAGGAAACCGGCATCCGCGGTACCGTCCTGGCCTCGCTGGGCAGCATCGACTACTGGTTCGTCACCGAGGGCCGACGCGTCCACAAGACCGTCCACCACTACCTGCTCCGATTCCTGGGCGGCGAACTCTCGGACGAGGACCTCGAAGTGACCGAGGTCGCGTGGGTTCCGCTGACCGAACTACCGTCCAGGCTCGCCTACGCCGACGAACGCAAACTCGCCGCCATCGCCACCCGCCTGATCGACGACATGAGCAGCGGCAACTCGGGCGCATCCATCCCCGGCGGGAAGTGA
- a CDS encoding DUF4185 domain-containing protein has translation MQGRTTPLGCILAVAAGTAVLAAPPAFAAPPPPVNSCGETGFDPRDYPPEPVGPGNPPQLPPLPDRVVVPVPYPSIELVPVPDPAPNNTRVQADVLTDPCADPCPDLTDDTDSPASGSADHLPFPRIEIDPQPETIPIPIPGPGGTPGTPPPAPAVTPAEPGPTTMPPAAPAVGHVEVVSQVTGPGSENRTDKRWQVDGTDLGIMWESKPGEIAVAFGDSFGKGWEFGVVGGDDWRSNALGHSTDTGLSDGMTLDSMVQDSRCHAAELLPSRKIENWETTVIPTSGFAIDDRQYMSYMSIRRWSTIPGMWWTNYGGIAYSDDNGSTWVKDEHAKWDNVFGFSKFQVSTMVPAGEYVYMFGTVNGRVGQVGLARVPKADVLNKTAYQYWVNGTWAPVGSNEATPIADGMAGELSVHHDEARDLWRMTYLDPLRGDIVLREANSPQGQWTAPATLIDTAEYPKTYGGFVHPWSTADELYFTVSEWDSYNVYLVKAELRSS, from the coding sequence ATGCAGGGCCGTACGACACCGCTCGGCTGCATACTGGCAGTTGCTGCAGGTACGGCCGTCCTTGCTGCGCCCCCGGCGTTCGCAGCCCCGCCGCCGCCGGTGAACTCTTGTGGGGAAACCGGTTTCGACCCCAGGGACTATCCGCCCGAACCTGTCGGACCCGGCAATCCACCGCAGTTGCCGCCGTTGCCGGACCGCGTGGTGGTCCCCGTGCCGTACCCGTCGATCGAACTCGTGCCGGTGCCCGACCCGGCACCGAACAACACCCGCGTACAGGCCGATGTGCTGACCGACCCGTGTGCGGACCCGTGCCCCGATCTCACCGACGACACCGATTCACCGGCATCGGGCTCCGCAGACCATCTGCCGTTCCCCCGCATCGAGATCGACCCGCAACCCGAAACCATTCCCATCCCGATCCCCGGCCCCGGCGGTACCCCGGGAACCCCGCCGCCCGCTCCCGCCGTCACCCCAGCAGAGCCCGGACCCACGACGATGCCACCCGCGGCACCTGCCGTCGGACACGTCGAGGTCGTCTCGCAGGTGACCGGACCGGGATCGGAGAACCGCACCGACAAGCGCTGGCAGGTCGACGGCACCGACCTCGGCATCATGTGGGAGAGCAAGCCCGGCGAGATCGCAGTGGCATTCGGCGATTCGTTCGGCAAAGGGTGGGAATTCGGCGTCGTCGGCGGCGACGACTGGCGATCCAACGCACTGGGACACAGCACCGACACCGGCCTGTCCGACGGCATGACCCTGGACTCGATGGTGCAGGACTCGCGTTGCCACGCAGCCGAACTGCTGCCCTCGCGCAAGATCGAGAACTGGGAGACCACGGTCATCCCCACCTCTGGGTTCGCGATCGACGATCGGCAGTACATGTCCTACATGTCCATTCGGCGCTGGAGCACGATCCCCGGCATGTGGTGGACCAACTACGGCGGTATCGCCTACTCGGACGACAACGGTTCCACCTGGGTCAAGGACGAGCATGCCAAGTGGGACAACGTCTTCGGCTTCTCGAAGTTCCAGGTGTCGACGATGGTCCCGGCGGGGGAGTACGTGTACATGTTCGGCACCGTCAACGGTCGCGTCGGACAGGTGGGGCTCGCGCGAGTCCCGAAGGCGGACGTGCTGAACAAGACGGCCTACCAGTACTGGGTGAACGGCACCTGGGCTCCCGTCGGCTCGAACGAGGCCACCCCCATCGCCGACGGTATGGCCGGGGAACTGTCGGTCCATCACGACGAGGCCCGGGACCTCTGGCGGATGACGTATCTCGATCCACTGCGCGGCGATATCGTTCTGCGCGAGGCGAATTCGCCGCAGGGACAGTGGACCGCGCCGGCGACCCTGATCGACACCGCCGAGTACCCGAAGACCTATGGCGGCTTCGTTCACCCGTGGTCGACGGCGGACGAGCTGTACTTCACCGTCTCGGAGTGGGACAGCTACAACGTCTATCTGGTCAAAGCCGAGCTGCGCTCGTCGTGA
- a CDS encoding CCA tRNA nucleotidyltransferase produces the protein MADQSLSSVSAEHTDARRERLLAGAAVTLRELAPVLTPLGTLFAAAGHELYLVGGTVRDAVLGRLGTDLDFTTDARPENVQALLSGWADHQWDTGIAFGTISAAKDGQTIEITTYRTDSYDQVSRNPEVQYGNSLEEDLVRRDFTVNAMAVRLGADGAQEFVDPLGGMDALLEGVLDTPSAPEVSFGDDPLRMLRAARFVSQLGFSLMPRVHRAIEDMADQIDRITAERIQVELDKLILGAHPIDGIDVMCETGLAQRILPEVPNMKLEIDEHHQHKDVYSHSLTVLKQAIDLEDGDPDLVLRWAALLHDIGKPDTKRNEPGGGVSFHHHEVVGAKLVRKRMRALKYSKKMIEDVSHLVFLHLRFHGYGKGQWTDSAVRRYATDAGELLPKLHKLVRADSTTRNKRRAAALQATYDDLEERIARIAEQEDLARVRPDLDGNAIMELLNIPAGPDVGKAWKYLKELRLDRGPLSREEAEAALLEWWPTH, from the coding sequence GTGGCCGATCAGTCCCTGTCCTCCGTTTCCGCCGAGCACACCGATGCCCGCCGGGAGAGGTTGCTGGCGGGAGCTGCTGTGACGCTGCGCGAACTCGCTCCGGTGTTGACTCCGCTGGGTACCTTGTTCGCCGCAGCCGGGCACGAGCTGTACCTCGTGGGCGGCACGGTGCGCGACGCAGTTCTCGGACGACTCGGAACCGATCTGGATTTCACCACCGACGCCAGGCCCGAGAACGTTCAGGCGTTGCTGTCGGGCTGGGCGGACCATCAGTGGGACACCGGCATCGCGTTCGGGACGATCAGTGCGGCCAAGGACGGCCAGACGATCGAGATCACCACCTATCGCACCGACTCTTACGATCAGGTCTCCCGTAATCCCGAGGTGCAGTACGGCAACAGCCTCGAAGAGGATCTCGTGCGCCGCGATTTCACGGTCAACGCCATGGCTGTGCGTCTCGGAGCCGACGGCGCCCAGGAATTCGTCGATCCGCTCGGCGGGATGGATGCGCTGCTCGAGGGCGTACTCGATACCCCGTCGGCACCGGAGGTCTCGTTCGGCGACGATCCGTTGCGGATGCTGCGGGCTGCGCGGTTCGTCTCCCAGCTGGGCTTCTCGCTGATGCCTCGGGTGCACCGAGCCATCGAGGACATGGCGGATCAGATCGATCGCATCACCGCCGAGCGAATCCAGGTGGAGCTGGACAAGCTGATCCTCGGTGCGCACCCGATCGACGGCATCGACGTGATGTGCGAGACGGGTCTGGCGCAGCGCATCCTTCCCGAGGTGCCCAACATGAAGCTCGAGATCGACGAGCACCACCAGCACAAGGACGTGTACTCGCACTCGTTGACCGTGCTGAAGCAGGCGATCGACCTGGAGGACGGCGATCCCGATCTCGTATTGCGTTGGGCTGCACTGCTGCACGACATCGGCAAGCCCGACACCAAACGCAACGAGCCGGGCGGCGGAGTCAGCTTCCATCACCACGAAGTAGTGGGTGCCAAGCTGGTGCGAAAGCGTATGCGCGCCTTGAAGTATTCGAAGAAGATGATCGAGGACGTCTCGCATCTGGTGTTCCTGCATCTGCGGTTCCATGGCTACGGCAAGGGTCAGTGGACCGACTCTGCCGTCCGCCGCTACGCCACCGATGCCGGCGAGCTACTTCCCAAGCTGCACAAGCTGGTTCGCGCGGATTCGACGACGAGAAACAAGCGACGAGCTGCGGCGCTCCAGGCCACCTACGACGACCTGGAAGAACGCATCGCCCGTATCGCCGAACAGGAGGACCTGGCTCGGGTGCGGCCCGACCTCGACGGCAACGCGATCATGGAGTTGCTGAACATCCCGGCCGGACCCGATGTGGGCAAGGCCTGGAAGTACCTGAAAGAACTGCGCCTGGATCGGGGACCGCTCTCTCGCGAGGAGGCCGAGGCCGCGTTGCTCGAGTGGTGGCCCACCCACTAG
- a CDS encoding lipid II flippase MurJ, whose translation MTGNVPYDGDLPRSRLPASQVFRRTTPPRSAPWERQARPELRSYPAPPPLDGQPAADDTVTQLIPRFREEDYPQAPSGTVPPTELPPKGSDSAPQPEPKPQKSLLAASGSIAVATLVSRITGFAKQVAMTATLGAGLASAFTVSTILPNMISELVLGAVLGAIVVPVLVRAEQEDADGGRAFVRRLFTIAVALLGTVALAATIAAPLLARLMLDGDPKVNEDLTIAFTYLVLPALMFYGLSGLLTAVLNTRQNFKPGAWAPVYNNLIVLGVFALYFFMPGEISVNPVEMGNPKLLVLGLGVTAGVITQVVALIPALRRERIDLRPLWGFDERLKKFGAMAAAIVLYVVISQIGLIVATRIASGTDDASNVIYSQAWIVLQLPYGILGVTVLTAIMPRLSRNAANGDTPSVVDDLSVATRLTMVALVPIVVFLTFAGPWVGEALYGFGRFADVAPRLGEAVSWSAFSLIPYALVLIHLRVFYAREKAWTPTWIILGITAVKIGLSLLAPIVASDPDQVVLLLGAATGLGYTVGAIIGGYLLHKSLGRLRMANVGKTVWLVLIASLAGGAAMLAIDRILGLDAMTNGWIGNFVRVAIDAVIMLGITFSILWFGKIPEVLAVTVALSRVVRKFRGTTARTDTDPAAAETGVIPVIRTEPTWDTARDRLPYPGHRHPGAEANAGRPFAGQHGAYSPEGVTVTDDEVAGGPAQSPASEADRTSGGGVEVDTQDRTEPVKADAASPSKSAKPAETPKPAETPAEPKAAPEAKKSAAAPEPDAEKAADKPAPKPADKTVSISKAALAARPTDKTVSISKADLPVEADSDKKATQESKPAADAESTADADSEKTEAAPATPDASDSDSTDEGATAAAPASAPERTLRGPTLIPGASVAGGRYRLLAPHGGARGLKFWQAHDVKLDREVALTFVDADQQSTASTDDRTQGPQAILSRTLRLGRINSPGLARVLDVVRGSSGGIVVAEWTPGRSLREMADTVPSPTGAARAIKVLAAAAEAAHRSGGALSIDHPDRVRISSSGNAVLAFPATLADADPSSDVRGLGAMLYALITAKWPLSDTTGDAVVSGDAAPARSVGGMRPADRDDKGAPLEPRQVRPDVPFEISAVAVRALEQNSGIRTAATVQHVLDQAAVVNDKTDLMPALRLGQRAPGASGHSLADPEEIAAEKAKSMRTNIAIAVLGALTVVVLAFAGFWLFTSIAGNDTDTPLDTQDFGLTTPATAPPAGDATAAPPAETGGPVAMEDVSVFSPQGSADNPSTASNAIDNDPSTAWTTDSYFQQFPALKNGVGLLVSIPSSTLQNAWIESTSPGTVVEIRSAPNGSPSLSDTTLLGEATLQNGRTDIALSDAEPTANVLVWITRLGEQGGRIATSISGIGFDS comes from the coding sequence ATGACTGGCAACGTCCCGTACGACGGCGACCTGCCGCGGTCACGCCTGCCCGCGTCGCAGGTGTTCCGACGAACGACGCCACCGCGGTCCGCGCCCTGGGAGCGGCAGGCGCGGCCGGAGCTGCGCTCGTACCCGGCACCGCCGCCGCTCGACGGGCAGCCCGCCGCCGACGACACCGTCACCCAACTCATCCCGCGCTTCCGCGAGGAGGATTACCCGCAGGCACCCTCCGGAACGGTCCCGCCGACAGAGCTTCCGCCGAAGGGGTCCGACTCGGCGCCGCAACCCGAGCCGAAACCGCAGAAGTCACTGCTGGCTGCGTCGGGTTCGATCGCGGTGGCGACCCTGGTCAGCCGAATCACCGGATTCGCCAAGCAGGTCGCCATGACGGCCACCCTCGGGGCAGGGCTGGCCAGTGCGTTCACCGTCTCGACGATCCTGCCGAACATGATCTCCGAACTGGTCCTCGGTGCGGTGCTCGGAGCGATCGTCGTTCCGGTGTTGGTCCGGGCCGAGCAGGAGGACGCCGACGGCGGGCGAGCATTCGTTCGACGGCTGTTCACCATCGCGGTGGCGCTGCTCGGAACCGTGGCGCTGGCCGCAACGATCGCGGCCCCGCTGCTGGCGCGGCTGATGCTCGACGGCGATCCGAAGGTCAACGAGGACCTGACCATCGCGTTCACCTACCTGGTGTTGCCCGCGCTGATGTTCTACGGATTGTCCGGCCTGCTCACGGCGGTGCTCAACACCCGGCAGAACTTCAAGCCCGGGGCCTGGGCACCGGTGTACAACAACCTGATCGTGCTCGGCGTCTTCGCGCTGTACTTCTTCATGCCGGGCGAGATCAGCGTGAACCCGGTCGAGATGGGCAACCCCAAACTCCTCGTTCTCGGCCTCGGAGTCACTGCCGGTGTCATCACCCAGGTCGTCGCGCTGATCCCGGCTCTGCGCCGTGAACGCATCGACCTGCGCCCGCTCTGGGGATTCGACGAGCGCCTGAAGAAGTTCGGCGCGATGGCCGCCGCGATCGTGCTCTACGTCGTCATCAGCCAGATCGGGCTGATCGTGGCCACCAGGATCGCGTCGGGCACCGACGACGCGAGCAACGTGATCTACTCGCAGGCCTGGATCGTCCTGCAGCTGCCTTACGGCATCCTCGGCGTGACGGTTCTGACGGCCATCATGCCCAGACTCAGCCGCAACGCCGCCAACGGTGACACCCCGTCCGTCGTCGACGACCTCTCGGTCGCCACCCGCCTGACGATGGTCGCGCTGGTGCCGATCGTGGTGTTCCTGACCTTCGCGGGACCGTGGGTGGGCGAGGCGCTGTACGGCTTCGGCCGGTTCGCCGATGTCGCACCCCGACTCGGCGAGGCCGTGAGCTGGTCGGCGTTCTCCCTCATCCCGTACGCCCTCGTCCTGATCCATCTCCGCGTGTTCTACGCCCGCGAGAAGGCCTGGACGCCGACGTGGATCATCCTCGGCATCACCGCCGTCAAGATCGGACTGTCTCTGCTCGCCCCGATCGTCGCGTCCGACCCGGATCAGGTGGTGCTGCTCCTCGGCGCAGCGACCGGCCTCGGGTATACGGTCGGCGCGATCATCGGCGGATACCTGCTACACAAGAGCCTGGGCCGCCTGCGGATGGCCAACGTCGGCAAGACGGTCTGGCTGGTCCTCATCGCCTCACTGGCCGGCGGTGCGGCCATGCTCGCGATCGACCGGATCCTGGGTCTCGACGCCATGACGAACGGCTGGATCGGCAACTTCGTCCGCGTCGCGATCGACGCCGTCATCATGCTCGGCATCACCTTCTCGATACTCTGGTTCGGCAAGATTCCCGAAGTCCTGGCAGTCACCGTGGCCCTGAGCCGCGTCGTTCGGAAATTCCGCGGCACAACTGCTCGGACGGACACCGATCCGGCCGCCGCAGAAACCGGCGTGATTCCGGTTATTCGAACCGAGCCCACATGGGACACTGCGCGGGATCGGCTCCCGTACCCTGGTCATCGGCACCCGGGGGCAGAAGCCAACGCAGGTCGACCTTTTGCAGGACAACACGGGGCATATTCGCCTGAAGGAGTGACAGTGACCGACGACGAAGTTGCTGGGGGGCCGGCACAATCTCCAGCAAGCGAAGCCGACCGAACGAGCGGCGGCGGCGTCGAGGTCGACACCCAGGACCGCACCGAACCCGTGAAGGCCGACGCTGCCTCGCCATCGAAGAGTGCGAAGCCCGCCGAGACACCGAAGCCGGCCGAGACACCGGCCGAGCCGAAGGCTGCACCCGAAGCGAAGAAGTCGGCCGCAGCTCCCGAGCCGGACGCCGAGAAGGCAGCCGACAAGCCTGCCCCGAAGCCGGCCGACAAGACGGTCTCCATCTCCAAGGCCGCTCTCGCGGCGCGTCCGACCGACAAGACCGTCTCCATCTCGAAGGCCGATCTCCCGGTCGAAGCCGACAGCGACAAGAAGGCCACACAGGAGTCGAAGCCTGCGGCCGACGCTGAGTCCACAGCGGATGCGGATTCCGAGAAGACCGAAGCGGCACCGGCCACACCCGACGCCTCCGACTCGGACAGCACCGACGAGGGTGCCACTGCAGCAGCCCCGGCGAGCGCTCCCGAGCGCACGCTCCGCGGCCCGACGCTCATTCCCGGTGCCTCCGTTGCCGGTGGCCGCTACCGACTGCTGGCACCTCACGGCGGAGCACGTGGACTCAAGTTCTGGCAGGCACACGACGTCAAGCTCGATCGCGAGGTCGCTTTGACGTTCGTCGACGCCGATCAGCAATCGACCGCCTCGACCGACGACCGCACGCAGGGACCGCAGGCGATTCTCTCGCGCACGCTGCGTCTGGGTCGGATCAATTCGCCCGGCCTCGCCCGCGTGCTCGACGTGGTACGTGGCAGCTCCGGCGGCATCGTCGTCGCGGAGTGGACTCCCGGCCGCTCACTGCGTGAGATGGCCGACACCGTGCCCTCACCGACCGGCGCTGCGCGTGCGATCAAGGTCCTCGCCGCAGCGGCCGAGGCAGCGCACCGCAGCGGAGGTGCCCTGTCGATCGACCACCCCGATCGGGTGCGTATCAGCTCGAGCGGCAACGCCGTCCTCGCATTCCCCGCGACACTGGCCGACGCCGACCCGAGTTCGGACGTCCGCGGACTCGGCGCGATGCTCTACGCCCTGATCACCGCCAAGTGGCCGCTGTCCGACACCACCGGCGATGCCGTCGTGTCCGGTGATGCAGCTCCGGCACGCAGCGTCGGTGGCATGCGTCCGGCCGACCGTGACGACAAGGGTGCCCCGCTCGAGCCGAGGCAGGTTCGTCCGGACGTTCCGTTCGAGATCTCCGCCGTCGCCGTGCGGGCATTGGAACAGAACAGCGGCATCAGGACCGCTGCCACCGTGCAGCACGTTCTCGATCAAGCAGCAGTGGTCAACGACAAGACGGATCTGATGCCGGCGCTGCGACTGGGCCAACGAGCGCCAGGTGCCAGTGGGCACTCGCTCGCCGATCCCGAGGAGATCGCTGCCGAGAAGGCCAAGTCGATGCGCACCAACATCGCCATCGCGGTGCTCGGTGCCCTGACGGTGGTGGTTCTCGCATTCGCCGGCTTCTGGCTGTTCACCTCGATTGCCGGCAACGACACCGACACTCCGCTCGACACCCAGGACTTCGGTCTCACCACTCCTGCCACGGCGCCACCGGCGGGCGATGCGACCGCTGCGCCGCCGGCCGAGACCGGTGGACCCGTGGCGATGGAGGACGTCAGCGTGTTCTCACCTCAGGGTTCCGCCGACAACCCCAGCACCGCGTCCAACGCGATCGACAACGACCCCAGCACAGCGTGGACGACCGACTCGTACTTCCAGCAGTTCCCGGCCCTCAAGAACGGCGTCGGGCTGCTCGTGTCCATTCCGTCCTCGACGCTGCAGAACGCATGGATCGAGTCGACATCTCCCGGAACTGTCGTCGAGATCCGGTCGGCCCCGAACGGC